One Carassius carassius chromosome 28, fCarCar2.1, whole genome shotgun sequence genomic window carries:
- the LOC132108529 gene encoding P2Y purinoceptor 14-like produces MESAVSQILHTAAPLTSSTTALDDITETNTTAETNASCGFSKIPSHPAFIFAYSLVFLVSLVLNCITMRVYFCSNQRVHSSVTVYMKNLAAADFFLCLCLPLRIANYADSSDLMRNIYCSFGASAFYLNMYASILFMDFIAANRYLKIVRPLETHALQTVRTARHISIGTWLSLLAMSSVYLILFLLTSWGHVHKPEKSGCEALHSPQLSLVYKITHSVSMVLFTFVLVSLIALYWGTLQKIKQAQLSTQNASRSQKFRKSKRNMLVLVMVFCVCFVPYHLVRLPYAFIKPQTKLCTAQAFYVLKELTILLSVLNACLDPLIYFIFCKAFRAQLGLRRMSDSMRDSDDKSQQRRMSNMLSYIETKISTLRRESVI; encoded by the exons ATGGAGTCAGCAGTTTCACAGATTCTTCACACTGCAGCCCCACTAACCAGCTCCACCACTGCCCTGGAtgacatcacagaaacaaatacGACTGCAGAAACAAATGCTTCCTGTGGATTTTCAAAGATCCCCTCTCACCCTGCTTTCATATTTGCATACTCACTAGTATTTCTTGTCAGTCTGGTACTTAATTGCATCACAATGCGGGTTTACTTCTGTTCCAATCAGCGTGTTCATTCCAGTGTCACGGTTTACATGAAGAACCTGGCGGCAGCTGACTTCTTCCTTTGTCTTTGTTTACCTTTGCGCATTGCTAACTATGCCGACAGTTCAGATTTAATGCGCAATATTTACTGCAGCTTTGGAGCATCAGCATTCTATCTAAACATGTATGCAAGCATTCTCTTCATGGACTTTATTGCTGCAAACAG GTACCTGAAGATTGTCCGGCCATTGGAGACACATGCTCTGCAGACGGTTCGTACCGCTCGACATATTTCCATTGGAACATGGCTTTCCCTGTTAGCCATGTCATCCGTCTACTTGATCCTCTTTCTCCTGACCTCTTGGGGTCACGTTCACAAGCCTGAGAAAAGTGGCTGCGAGGCCTTACACAGTCCCCAGCTCAGTCTGGTCTACAAAATCACTCACAGTGTGTCAATGGTGCTCTTCACGTTTGTGCTGGTGTCTCTGATTGCTTTGTACTGGGGCACTTTGCAAAAGATAAAACAAGCTCAGTTGTCTACACAGAACGCATCCAGAAGCCAGAAATTCAGGAAATCGAAGCGTAACATGTTGGTGCTCGTAATGGTCTTTTGTGTATGCTTTGTGCCCTACCATTTGGTTAGACTGCCTTATGCATTCATCAAACCTCAGACGAAACTCTGCACGGCACAGGCGTTCTATGTACTGAAGGAGCTGACCATCCTGCTATCGGTGCTCAATGCTTGTCTGGATCCTCTTATATACTTTATCTTCTGCAAGGCCTTCAGAGCCCAGCTAGGCCTCAGGAGGATGTCAGATTCAATGAGAGACAGCGATGATAAAAGCCAACAAAGACGAATGAGCAACATGTTGAGCTACATTGAAACCAAGATATCCACATTACGACGTGAAAGTGTCATTTAA
- the LOC132108530 gene encoding G-protein coupled receptor 171-like — MESSNTSICVINDNMVPFATIYILIFLIGMAASLVALWAFITSRSAKKCINVYLINLLTSDFLLMLALPVKIAKDLGNDSLSLTIFLCRVSSPLIYINMYASIIFLAFVSVQRYLQITRSSKLLRLQEVGFAVLMSSVVWFLVLFINVPNMAIPIKENVEDKVGLTCSDLKGDMGKHWHALSVFLGMAIFFNSSVAVLLSNGLVLKRLWGRRESEPEEQASAQHAFINIALVTLAYVVCFVPYHAVRMPYTFTQIEVIITECSLRKNLFLAKESTLLLAILHLCFDPLLYFVICRAFRHQITKAFSKRGSVPTTDTE, encoded by the coding sequence ATGGAGAGTTCAAACACCAGTATCTGTGTGATCAACGACAACATGGTGCCCTTCGCCACAATCTACATCCTCATCTTCCTGATTGGAATGGCTGCGAGCCTGGTGGCGCTGTGGGCCTTCATAACCAGCCGCAGTGCTAAAAAGTGCATTAATGTTTACCTCATCAATCTTCTGACGTCCGACTTCCTCCTCATGTTGGCATTACCTGTCAAGATTGCCAAAGACCTGGGCAATGATTCTCTGAGTTTGACAATCTTTCTCTGCCGAGTGAGTTCACCGCTCATCTACATCAACATGTACGCCTCTATTATCTTTCTAGCTTTTGTCAGCGTGCAGCGCTATCTCCAGATCACCCGCAGCTCCAAACTGCTGCGATTGCAAGAAGTGGGCTTTGCGGTGCTGATGTCTTCAGTGGTCTGGTTCCTCGTGCTCTTCATCAACGTGCCCAACATGGCCATCCCTATCAAAGAAAACGTTGAAGACAAAGTTGGCCTAACATGTTCAGACTTAAAAGGTGATATGGGCAAACACTGGCACGCATTGTCTGTGTTTCTGGGCATGGCCATCTTCTTCAACTCCTCTGTAGCGGTGCTGTTGTCCAATGGCCTGGTCTTGAAGCGGCTCTGGGGTCGGCGTGAATCTGAACCTGAGGAACAGGCTAGTGCCCAACATGCCTTCATTAACATCGCATTGGTGACCTTGGCATATGTGGTGTGCTTTGTGCCGTACCATGCTGTGCGTATGCCGTACACATTTACGCAAATAGAGGTCATCATAACCGAATGCTCATTAAGGAAGAATCTGTTCCTGGCTAAAGAGTCGACCCTGCTTCTCGCCATCCTGCACCTGTGCTTCGATCCATTGCTGTACTTTGTCATCTGCCGTGCATTCAGGCATCAGATCACGAAGGCCTTCTCAAAGAGAGGAAGTGTTCCGACCACAGACACAGAGTGA
- the LOC132108531 gene encoding inactive ubiquitin carboxyl-terminal hydrolase MINDY-4B-like, producing the protein MVVQAYIIKYLLFNQPINSECTMQSMMTVAEKEQRKALAAALTDILWTAGEEQTATVCLVMSERCFTPHMDYKLDNFTERLQLFTFKNKDDVKSFICEHIQCFKDEGSHGTILFLYSLIFSRTIDRMWADFDCTTTHLLHVSLGNFVCRQALLNLLLTGRATPHVFNGTSLNDEQDEALAQPLHGVLTRSHVGYLLWNREQVHHAQLPLVGSMLKTPKLPIWVCNINGTYSVLFSPNRLLLSDWKMEHLFHLYFYNGQPTQLNTTMLTIDTHSHHWEAENNDIQGDPEKKFPSVEMTIRTKWEGSGIDWNGTVPFF; encoded by the exons ATGGTGGTTCAggcttatattattaaatatttgctcTTCAACCAGCCAATAAACTCAGAGTGCACAATGCAAag TATGATGACGGTAGCAGAGAAGGAACAGAGGAAGGCGCTGGCAGCCGCTCTAACTGACATCTTGTGGACAGCTGGTGAGGAGCAGACAGCCACCGTCTGCTTGGTCATGTCAGAGCGCTGTTTCACCCCCCACATGGACTACAAACTGGACAACTTCACAGAGAGG TTGCAGCTTTtcacctttaaaaataaagatgatgttaaatcatttatatgtgagCACATCCAATGT TTTAAGGACGAAGGAAGCCATGGAACCATACTTTTTCTGTATAGCCTTATCTTCTCCAGGACTATTGACAG GATGTGGGCAGACTTCGACTGCACCACCACTCATCTTTTGCATGTGAGCTTGGGGAACTTTGTTTGTCGACAG GCTTTATTAAACCTGTTGTTGACGGGCCGTGCGACCCCTCATGTATTCAACGGTACGTCCCTGAACGATGAGCAAGACGAAGCACTCGCCCAGCCTCTCCACGGGGTCCTGACTCGCAGTCATGTCGGATATCTGCTCTGGAACAGAGAACAAGTCCACCATGCACAGCTCCCTCTG GTGGGCAGTATGCTGAAAACCCCCAAGCTACCTATCTGGGTGTGCAATATCAATGGTACCTACAGTGTTTTGTTCAGCCCAAACCGTTTGCTGCTCTCTGACTGGAAGATGGAGCATCTTTTCCACCTTTACTTCTACAATGGCCAACCAACTCAGCTCAACACAACAATGCTCACTATAG ATACACACTCCCATCACTGGGAGGCTGAAAATAATGATATTCAAGGAGACCCAGAAAAAAAGTTTCCATCTGTAGAGATGACCATTAGGACCAAGTGGGAGGGTTCTGGTATAGACTGGAATGGGACAGTGCCTTTTTTCTGA